CTGCAACAAGTGATCGCTTTTGTTCGCAGCAAAAACTACGAACTCCCCCTGCAATTTATTAATTTTCGGGATTAGCCGAAAATTTAGTTCAGCAGCATTTCCATAATACGAATCGAGGCAAGATTCCCTCGTCGTTTGATTTCATTCCAATCGGTATAAGGTTTTTGAAGAGATTTATAGTGGCTCAAATCCGTTTGCGTCAAATCCCAAGGTTTTGGTTCTGCTAATTGGATTGCAAGTTGCCGCAGCATTGATTCCTCATTTTCTTGCGGATAAAAATCGTCTAGGTTCACAAGAGCTTGTAATGATTTTTCAACACCGAGATGATCAAAGAGAGCAATGAAATCGATAAAATCGCGCGTAGCATTTCGCTTCACGATTAAATATGCCTTGCGCAATATTTCATCCATCGATCCTTTTTTCATGAAAAATCTCCCTGAAGTTGTTTGAGCATTCTCTTCCAGAGAGGTGTGACGCCATAGATATGGGTCCTCTCGAGAACTTTTTTGAGTGCGACCGATTCAACACCAAAAGGACGATCGGCAATGAGACGACGAAGTTCTTTCCAGGCATTGACATTTCCGTACAAGAGCACTTCTTCGACATATACAGGGTCACTAAAACGCCCTTCATCGAGACGCACGCTGGGTAATGAAATATCTCTTTTCCCTTGAGTTTGCCATCGTTTGAGCGCTGCTTGTCGTGCAATATGCTGCCGTTGTGAAGAAGAAAGAGTTTGTGCTCTCTTCTTTCCCCCTTTCGCTCCCCATTTTTGAAATGAGGCAAGATTTTTCTTTAAACCTGCTTTCATAGCGTTATTCTATGCTTAGGGGGTAAGCATTGTCAAGGGTGGGAAAGTCAAATAACGCATTACTCAATGTATTCTCTTTTAAACTTTTCCAAAAATCCTATTTCTCGCATCACCTCTATTTCGCTCGTTGTATAGGTTCTTGGCTCGCCAAAAAATTTGACCTCAAAGGAAACCATGCTTTTGCCGTCACCATCTCCTGTGAAACTTATAGAATGTTCTTTGATGGGAATCGGGGAGAGATCACTCCGACGCAATTTATCGTCATTGTCTCGTGCGCGAACAGATTCTGAATCTCCAGTTCCACGAATTTTGACTTTTATGTATTTGATTACATTTCCTGGAGATCCTTGTATTTCCGCAAAAGTAACCTCGCCACTCGAAGCAGTCGCTGCTCTATCTGGCAAAACATATAATGAAACTCCTTTTTTGATTTCAGCAACGAAAACACGACCGTGGTCATCTGATCGAATTTGCATAAATTTGATGTCTTGGAGTTTTCCCAACATACGCCCTAAATCAATTGCATTCACCTCACTTCCAAAACGATCATAGAGTCGATTTTTGCGTGGATTATGTATTTCGTGATTATGACCGGGGCCATGATCTGAACTAAAACGTGTATCCATATAAGAACCATCGGTATCCACTGGTTCATCGTCCCATCTTATCTCGCCAGACAAGTAATCTTTGTGGTGCGAAACACCATTTTCTTTTTCTTCACAATAAGTCGCATCCTGAATAAAAAGACCTTTGGGAAGTGCCTGTTCCATCTTTTGTTGGATGTCAGAGGGCATTGAGAAACATGGAACATCACGTTTTAGCTTTGTCATAGAGCCTCTTTCTTTAGTTATTTCCATTATCGGCATGACACAGGCAAGAGTTGCTGAAGAATTTTTGACTCACAATCCCATCTTTTGAAGAACTAATTGCCACGGCATAATGGAGATGTGTTCGATTTTTTTTTCGACGGTTCCGGTATAAGCAACCAGCGCCTCATGTTTTTTATGAAAAAATTCCGAAAAACTAAAATGTCCCCGAATATCATGTTTTCCAACATGTGAAGAAGATTTCAGTTCAAGAGCCCATACCGTTCCATCGAACTCAACAATGAAATCGACTTCTGCTCCATGTTCAGTTCGATACGTCGAGATGCGGATATCTTTATCTTGTGCGTAAGCGCTTGAAGTAAGCTGTTGGAAAAAAAGATGTTCAAAGAGGCGTCCTTTACGATCATCTGAAGCTTCAAAATTTCCTACAAGCGAATTGAGAACACCCGTATCAAAAAAATAAAATTTTGGATGTTGGATAAGTCGCTTTCGATGACTTTTTGAGAATGCTGCGCATCGGTGAACAACAAGCGTATCTTCGAGCACTTCAAAATAGCGTATTGCTGATTGTCGAGAAATTCCGGCTTCGGAAGCAAGCTTACTTATATCCAAAAAATCGCCAGAACACTGCGCGCAGAGAAAAAGAAAACGGGAAAAACCTTCCAGATTTTGCGTCAGCGCTTCTGCCTGAATCTCTTCTTTCAAATAAACAGCTCCATAAGAACGGAGCGTTTTGACACGCTCTTCTTTTGTCTCCTCAGTAAAAATTCCTGGCAAGAGCCCTGTCTCCAAGGCTTGTTGCAAAGGACATCGATAGTTCAGCTCTTTTGCTGTAAGCGGTCCCAAAAAATAAGTGTGAAGCCGACCTGGTAGAAGGTTTGCTTTGCCTCGCTTGAGTTTTCGGGCGCTTGACCCGGTAAGATAAAATTTTGGCGGCTTTGAACTGTTATCGAGAATATCCTGAATGGTATTCAAAAGACTTGGTAAACGTTGCACTTCATCGATAAATACGGTCGAGGGACGCGTTGCCAAGAGCCGGCTTTCAAGCTCTCCGGGATTTCGCGCAAAATCGAGATGCGTTTGTTCATTGGCCAGATTAAGACTCAATTCGGGTTCAAGTTCTTTGATAAGTGTTGATTTCCCGGTTTGACGAGGTCCTAAAAGAAGAAGACTTTTTTTGCCTTTGTGGAGCAGTTTTGAGAGAGTTCGTGAAATCATAGTGTGGGCATTTTACCGCGTAAAATGCCCACACGTCAACAATTTCGTTACACAAACCTCGGATCAATCGTCACTTCGCCTTTGAGAGACCTGCTAATGAGGCAGTATTTGTGGGCTTTTTCGAGGAGTTCTTCAGCTTTGACTTGATGTTCTGTGGGAGCTTTCAGTTCCGGTCGAACGATAAAACGACTAAAAGATGAAAGTCCTCCTCCTTCCTCGGTGAGAATACCTTCAATCGGAACACGCACGATCTCTACTGGTATTTTTACTTTTTCTACGAGCGCCTGAAACGTCAGCATCAGACAGGAAGCAAGCGCGCCAAGCAGATATTCTTTGGATGTCCAGAGACTTGGATCACCACCATAGGCGGTCGATGCTGTAAAGAGTTGAGGCGACAAACCTTTGGGCGTAAGCCTTCCACTTTTTTCGCCTGTGATCACAAGTTCAAGATGATAGGTATGTTCCTTTGTCATGATTTCTTTTGTCGACTTCCCAGGTCGCGATCCAACAAGAGAAGGCCGTTTTTGTCATTTCCCACAAATTTTAATTTCTGCACAATTTCTTCCGCATTCATCTCTTCTTCCACTTGTTCCGTAATAAACCACTGAAGCATAATGCGGCTCGGGTAATCTTTCAGTTTTTCTGCTTGTTCATAGAGTTTGTTGATTTGAGTCGACACTTTTTTCTCATGCGCAAGAGCATCTGAAAACATCTCAATGATAGAAGAAAAAGAGTGCGCCGGTTTTTTCATCGCTTCAAGTTCAACACGGCCGCCGCGTTCGATAATGTAATCATAGAGCTTCATCGCATGTTCGCGCTCTTCTCCTGCTTGCATGCGCATCCAATTGGCGAAACCTTTAAAATTTAAACTGTGACAGTAGGCTGACATCGAAAGATAGAGATATGAGGCAAAAAGTTCTTCTTCGATTTGAGTATTCAGCGCTGATTCCATTTGTTTGGGTAACATAGTCATCTCCTTGTTTCTAATTGTTTTTACCAAACTGACTGCGCATTTTCTCTCGGGGTACAGACGCTGCGGTTATGCTCCTCGCGTCTTCTTCTTCGGTCAGCGCGATTTATTTATGGCATCGACGCGCTTCCCTCAGATGCCCCCTGCGAGAAAATCCTTGTCAGTTTGAAATCAATAACTTTCACAAAAGTGGGTCTAACATCTTGATAAAAACAACGCAACATTGCTCACAGCTTCCACGACCTTGGAATTTCAAAGAAAGCTTCATCGGGAACCCCTCTCTCACGAAGAAATAAAAGCAGTTGTCGGACATGGTGATTTGTGCAGGGAAACATGCTGTCGCCATCCGCATCGTGAATGAAACAGTGATAGATCATGCGTGTCGGTCGATTGGTCAATCAAAAAGGAAAAAAAAGAAAAGGAAAAGGGGTCAAGACTTGACCCCACGATTTTTTCTCCCGTCATTAAAAAATATTCCGTTTAAGGTATCATCAAAAATGGTTTTGACATCACCCATTTTACGCGTAAAATGGGTCACCATGAGTCCGATTCACGATCATTCTCGAACGATCGAAAAATATTGGAATACTCCCGAATGGCTGGGAAATCGCATGCTTTTTTTGTCGGGTCCGCGTCAGGTGGGCAAGACGACACTCGTCACGGCGAAGTTATGTACAGAAAAGAAGGCCTATTTTAACTGGGATGACCGCAGCGTTCGGCTTCTTTATCAGAAAAATCCCGGTTTTCTCGAGGGAATCAAGGCCAAATGGATCTGCTTTGATGAAATTCATAAGCGACCAAAATGGAAAGATATTCTCAAGGGCATCTACGATGTTTACAAAGATCACTATCGGTTCGTCGTGACGGGAAGCGCGCAACTTGAAACCTTTCGAAAAAGCGGGGACTCCCTTGTGGGGCGCTACTTTCATACGCACCTGTTCCCGTTGAATCTTGCTGATTTCCACAAGCAGGATTTTCACCTCCCAAAAGAAGCTGAGGCGCTTCTCCATCATGCCGCCGACAAGAAAGACTCTTCCTCTCTTCAGGATTTACTCAGCCTCGGCGGATTTCCAGAACCTTTTTTTGCAGGTTCGGAAACTTTTTGGAAACGTTGGTCCGCAAATCATCGCGATCTGATTATTGGAGAGGATCTGCGGGACCTTACGCGTATTGTCGAGGTCGACAAAATTGAAGCCCTCGTTGAAATGTTGGCGCCTTCCGTTGGCAACCCTTTGAGTTATCGTAATCTTGCAAACGATCTAGAGACAACACACGGAAGCATCCGACGTTGGCTCGAGATGCTGAGTCGCCTGCAGCTTATCTTTTCTGTTCCACCCTATTCGAAAAAAATACGCAGAGGCTATAAGGTTGAAAAGAAATGGTATTACGTGGACTGGCGGGGAGCTGAAAAAGATCGCTTCGAAAACTATGTTGCTGCGTCACTTCTTCGCGCCACAACGCTCTTCACAGATCGTTTTGGTGAAAAAATGTCGCTTCATTTTATTCGCACGCATGACGGCGCCGAAGTTGACTTTCTCATCTGTCGAGAAAAGAAACCATGGCTTCTCATCGAAGCAAAAGAAGGATCCCCCGATATTTCTTCCGCTGTCTATCGTTTCTCATACGAATTGGGGATTCCTTGCGCTGTGGTAACGCCAAAACCACATATTTTTAGAAAAGCCGTTGGAAAAGAGGGACAGAACATTTACTGCATGTCGTGGTCAAAACTGGGACAGGTCCTTCCGTAGATACCCACGCGCAAGCGCGTGGCACTTGAACATCACGCGCTTCGCGCGCAACAGCCGCATTCACCAATGCCCAAGGGC
This region of Deltaproteobacteria bacterium RIFCSPHIGHO2_02_FULL_44_16 genomic DNA includes:
- a CDS encoding ferritin → MLPKQMESALNTQIEEELFASYLYLSMSAYCHSLNFKGFANWMRMQAGEEREHAMKLYDYIIERGGRVELEAMKKPAHSFSSIIEMFSDALAHEKKVSTQINKLYEQAEKLKDYPSRIMLQWFITEQVEEEMNAEEIVQKLKFVGNDKNGLLLLDRDLGSRQKKS